A portion of the Bacillus sp. es.034 genome contains these proteins:
- a CDS encoding DUF402 domain-containing protein, which produces MAVPTEGKSVQIHSFKHDGNIHRIWNETTILKGTTNQIIGGNDRTMVTESDGRTWMTREPAICYFHSELWFNIICMIREDGIYYYCNLSSPFVYDHEAIKYIDYDLDIKVFPDMTYTLLDEDEYEAHRKLYGYPDVIDHILKRNVDKLVRWIRQRKGPFAPDFIDIWYERYLTHRG; this is translated from the coding sequence ATGGCGGTTCCCACTGAAGGAAAATCTGTACAAATACATAGCTTCAAGCATGATGGAAACATTCACCGCATCTGGAATGAGACGACGATCCTGAAAGGGACGACCAATCAGATCATCGGTGGAAATGACCGGACGATGGTGACGGAGTCAGACGGAAGGACGTGGATGACACGAGAGCCGGCCATCTGCTATTTCCATTCTGAGCTATGGTTTAACATTATTTGTATGATTCGTGAGGACGGTATTTATTATTATTGTAATTTAAGCTCACCATTTGTATATGATCATGAGGCAATCAAGTATATCGATTACGACTTGGATATCAAAGTGTTTCCCGACATGACATATACACTGCTCGATGAAGATGAGTATGAAGCTCATCGAAAGCTGTACGGTTACCCGGATGTGATCGATCATATCCTTAAGCGGAATGTCGACAAGCTTGTCCGCTGGATCAGACAAAGGAAAGGGCCGTTCGCCCCGGACTTTATCGATATTTGGTACGAGCGTTATTTGACGCACAGAGGGTAA
- a CDS encoding YgaB family protein, with amino-acid sequence MQQRFNELVTVQLETMDKLLYLQSEIERCQALEEELIELQEMTKIESIQKEILRKKKDLREIQKTFQEQTDEVIRSYQKEQSGVTS; translated from the coding sequence ATGCAGCAGCGTTTTAATGAGTTGGTTACTGTGCAATTGGAGACAATGGATAAGTTGTTATATCTTCAGTCCGAGATAGAGCGTTGCCAGGCGTTGGAGGAGGAATTGATCGAGCTTCAGGAGATGACAAAGATAGAATCGATACAGAAGGAAATACTCAGGAAGAAGAAGGATCTCAGGGAAATCCAGAAAACCTTCCAGGAGCAGACCGATGAAGTGATCCGTTCCTATCAAAAGGAACAAAGCGGTGTTACATCATAA
- a CDS encoding gamma-type small acid-soluble spore protein produces MAKQPNKTQSGTNVQQVKQQNAQSAGAQQQFGTEFASETTAAQHVKQQNQQAEANKAKASGKYGQQQ; encoded by the coding sequence ATGGCAAAACAACCAAACAAAACTCAATCTGGTACAAACGTTCAACAAGTGAAACAACAAAACGCTCAATCTGCAGGAGCTCAGCAACAATTCGGTACTGAGTTCGCTTCAGAAACAACTGCTGCACAACACGTAAAGCAACAAAACCAACAAGCAGAAGCTAACAAAGCGAAAGCTTCTGGAAAATACGGTCAACAACAATAA